In the genome of Triticum urartu cultivar G1812 chromosome 5, Tu2.1, whole genome shotgun sequence, one region contains:
- the LOC125555660 gene encoding uncharacterized protein LOC125555660, protein MAMATSSPTLGALLLLALFSAAGVHGAAPSSPLDQLCGSLGSFYVTPELCASTLCVDASSSCRSARGAPELAALATRLAAANATAAKASIESALALDAERVPAPASAADADARKGMRSCLQLYAGAVPALRWAARSVAAGRYSGAREVLDAAQYVASGCAGMAGEATLPKENDRFSSMAIVAHAIVASMSAT, encoded by the coding sequence ATGGCCATGGCCACCTCCTCTCCTACGCTCggcgcactcctcctcctcgcccTCTTCTCGGCGGCCGGTGTCCACGGCGCCGCACCCTCTTCGCCGCTGGACCAGCTCTGCGGCAGCCTGGGCAGCTTCTACGTCACGCCGGAGCTCTGCGCGTCCACGCTCTGCGTCGACGCTTCCTCCTCCTGCCGCTCCGCGCGCGGCGCGCCGGAGCTCGCGGCGCTCGCGACCAGGCTGGCGGCGGCCAACGCCACGGCGGCGAAGGCCAGCATCGAGTCCGCGCTCGCCCTCGACGCGGAGCGCGTCCCGGCGCCGGCCTCGGCGGCGGACGCCGACGCCAGGAAGGGCATGCGGTCGTGCCTGCAGCTCTATGCCGGCGCCGTCCCGGCTCTGCGGTGGGCGGCGCGGTCCGTCGCCGCGGGGCGATACAGCGGCGCGCGGGAGGTGCTGGACGCGGCGCAGTACGTCGCGTCCGGGTGCGCCGGCATGGCCGGCGAGGCGACGCTGCCCAAGGAGAACGACCGGTTCAGCTCCATGGCCATCGTCGCGCACGCCATCGTCGCATCCATGTCTGCCACCTGA
- the LOC125555659 gene encoding uncharacterized protein LOC125555659, with amino-acid sequence MTFRGSSLLLFLLLALAPAIQVQAAPTAGAPVVDTVADSCNAIRDFVDYAFCAAALRSSGPGASTADRHVHLLVAADLAAAGGTSARDAATAMARDERDPGARDGLEACGILYGATSVPALQFMRGYAAARAWDRARSLLSLTGQAGIGCEAALAGAPEAKGRMAAANREFDQLSTMATALLNRVDRQG; translated from the coding sequence ATGACCTTCCGCGGCTCatccctcctcctcttcctcctccttgcgCTAGCGCCGGCCATCCAAGTCCAAGCCGCTCCCACCGCCGGCGCGCCGGTCGTCGACACGGTGGCGGACTCGTGCAACGCGATCCGCGACTTCGTGGACTACGCCTTCTGCGCCGCCGCGCTGCGGTCCAGCGGGCCGGGCGCCTCCACGGCGGATCGCCACGTGCACCTCCTCGTCGCGGCGGACCTCGCCGCGGCGGGCGGGACGTCGGCGCGGGACGCCGCCACCGCGATGGCGCGCGACGAGCGGGACCCGGGCGCGCGCGACGGGTTGGAGGCGTGCGGGATCCTCTACGGGGCCACCTCCGTCCCGGCGCTGCAGTTCATGCGCGGCTACGCGGCGGCGCGGGCGTGGGACCGGGCGCGCTCGCTGCTGTCGCTCACCGGGCAGGCCGGGATCGGCTGCGAggcggcgctcgccggcgcgCCGGAGGCCAAGGGGAGGATGGCCGCCGCCAACCGCGAGTTTGACCAGCTCAGCACCATGGCCACCGCGCTGCTCAACAGGGTCGATCGTCAGGGGTGA